A genomic region of Nostoc sp. UHCC 0702 contains the following coding sequences:
- a CDS encoding dienelactone hydrolase family protein, producing MQITKRNIELRVNDSLMRVYVAAPKTAGLYPGIVFYSDIYQLGDPIIRLANYLAGYGYVVAAPEIFHRIEPIGQVIEPNDLGRMRGNDDARRTATADYDADCRAVIEFLKTESAVSPDKIGTLGFCIGGHLAFRAAFNSEIKAGVCCYPTGIPSGKLGQGIADTIHRFSEIKGEMLMVFGTLDPHIPEDDRQTIIKALENANVSHKVLLYEAEHTFMRDDGYRYDSAATTSAWSEIIPFLEAVFGK from the coding sequence GTGCAAATCACCAAGCGCAATATCGAGTTAAGAGTCAATGATAGTTTGATGCGCGTCTATGTAGCGGCTCCTAAAACAGCAGGACTTTACCCAGGTATTGTATTCTATAGTGATATTTATCAGTTAGGTGATCCTATAATTCGTTTGGCTAACTACTTAGCAGGATATGGCTATGTAGTAGCAGCACCAGAAATTTTTCATCGCATTGAGCCAATTGGGCAAGTTATTGAACCAAATGATCTTGGTCGGATGCGTGGTAATGATGATGCTCGTCGAACTGCAACTGCTGATTATGATGCCGATTGCCGTGCTGTAATTGAATTTCTCAAGACAGAAAGTGCAGTTTCTCCAGACAAAATAGGCACTCTGGGCTTTTGTATTGGCGGACATTTAGCTTTTCGTGCAGCATTCAACAGCGAAATTAAGGCTGGCGTTTGCTGCTATCCTACTGGCATTCCCAGTGGCAAGCTGGGGCAGGGAATAGCTGATACAATCCATCGCTTTAGTGAAATCAAAGGCGAAATGTTAATGGTGTTCGGTACACTCGACCCTCACATTCCAGAAGATGACCGACAAACCATAATTAAAGCTCTAGAAAATGCTAATGTATCTCACAAAGTTCTGTTGTATGAAGCAGAGCATACCTTCATGCGCGACGATGGTTATCGCTACGATTCTGCTGCCACTACCTCTGCTTGGTCTGAAATAATACCTTTCTTGGAAGCTGTGTTTGGGAAATAA
- a CDS encoding bifunctional (p)ppGpp synthetase/guanosine-3',5'-bis(diphosphate) 3'-pyrophosphohydrolase, with protein sequence MNSSKLTERFEQALVYATRLHANQTRKISGVPYISHLLSVAALVIEAGGTESEAMAALLHDSIEDQGGKPTREEIHQRFGETVVVIIDGCTEWDTPPKPPWQERKTRYLAKLRHASPSVRLVSLADKLHNARSLLADWRQHGDVIWTEFSSGKDKTLWFYQSLVQVYQQTDTHWMTQELQQVVSQLCRKSKL encoded by the coding sequence ATGAACTCATCAAAACTGACCGAACGATTTGAACAAGCTTTAGTCTACGCAACTCGCCTTCATGCCAATCAAACACGCAAAATTAGCGGCGTTCCTTACATTTCACACTTATTGAGTGTAGCTGCCTTGGTAATAGAAGCTGGCGGAACAGAATCTGAAGCGATGGCAGCTCTATTGCATGATAGTATCGAAGACCAAGGTGGCAAACCTACCCGTGAAGAAATCCATCAACGGTTTGGGGAAACGGTTGTAGTAATTATTGATGGTTGTACAGAGTGGGATACGCCACCTAAACCACCTTGGCAAGAACGCAAAACCCGCTATCTTGCCAAACTCCGTCATGCTTCACCTTCTGTTCGATTAGTCTCTTTGGCAGATAAATTGCATAATGCTAGATCACTGTTAGCAGACTGGCGACAACATGGGGATGTCATCTGGACTGAGTTTAGTAGTGGTAAGGATAAAACTTTGTGGTTCTACCAATCACTAGTGCAAGTGTATCAGCAAACAGATACACATTGGATGACACAGGAACTACAACAAGTTGTCAGTCAATTGTGCCGGAAGAGTAAACTGTAA
- a CDS encoding CRISPR-associated protein Csx3, with the protein MTTYKIELKEGILRVNFGEPAQNDQIVKDAAARLEEMAASGELTGGPLLKINGPISIPVAFVLAHKLAHIYGAVAFYDPKLGKYVISITHNPRYKLADLID; encoded by the coding sequence ATGACTACGTACAAAATTGAGCTAAAAGAGGGAATTTTACGAGTTAATTTTGGCGAACCTGCCCAAAATGACCAAATTGTCAAGGATGCAGCAGCCAGGTTAGAGGAAATGGCGGCATCAGGAGAATTGACGGGAGGGCCGTTACTCAAAATTAACGGCCCGATTTCTATACCTGTAGCATTTGTTCTAGCCCATAAACTTGCTCATATCTACGGAGCAGTTGCTTTTTACGATCCTAAATTAGGTAAATATGTGATTTCTATCACACACAATCCAAGGTATAAACTGGCAGACTTGATTGATTGA
- a CDS encoding CRISPR-associated protein Csx3: MSIYHIDLEGDILKVRFGSTQVTGDIIVRNVAAKLDEMIASGELPGGSLIKINGRVSILASQVLADKLSKLYDAIAVFDPKIGDKGLDRYVITISKDPKYVVGDTLDQVRSQQPSSIKVVLCGFANTGKTCFRDGLKQALLQIPHAPESYFISGCPDGDGSWYSETARRDPDLATQLKTQYKAGFTPEFAKLKAQEVRSINTSIFVFDVGGKISDENRLIMAEATHAVILVKDEAEIAAWKELCESLMLQVIAIIFSDLLGIEDVIESETPILRGRVHRLQRGEDVSQRLIVQALARLLVGLSGE; encoded by the coding sequence ATGAGTATTTATCACATTGATTTAGAAGGTGACATCTTAAAAGTAAGATTTGGCAGTACGCAAGTCACTGGTGACATAATTGTTCGCAATGTAGCAGCAAAGTTAGATGAGATGATTGCTTCAGGGGAATTACCAGGAGGTTCCCTAATTAAAATTAATGGACGTGTATCAATATTAGCTAGTCAAGTATTAGCTGATAAATTATCGAAATTGTATGATGCGATCGCGGTGTTTGATCCGAAGATTGGCGATAAGGGGTTGGATAGGTATGTAATCACCATCAGTAAAGACCCGAAGTATGTAGTAGGCGATACTTTAGATCAAGTGCGATCGCAGCAACCATCAAGCATCAAAGTTGTACTCTGTGGATTCGCCAACACTGGTAAAACTTGCTTTCGCGATGGTTTAAAACAAGCCCTATTGCAGATTCCCCATGCGCCAGAATCATACTTTATTTCTGGTTGTCCTGATGGCGATGGTTCCTGGTACAGCGAAACAGCACGTCGCGATCCTGATTTAGCAACTCAGTTAAAAACACAATACAAAGCTGGATTTACCCCGGAGTTCGCCAAACTAAAGGCGCAAGAGGTCAGAAGTATCAATACATCGATATTTGTCTTTGATGTTGGGGGAAAAATCTCCGACGAGAACCGCTTGATTATGGCGGAAGCTACTCATGCGGTGATTTTAGTTAAAGATGAGGCTGAGATTGCAGCTTGGAAAGAGTTATGTGAATCCTTGATGTTGCAAGTAATAGCAATTATTTTTAGCGACTTGTTAGGGATAGAGGATGTCATCGAGTCAGAAACGCCGATTTTACGCGGTAGGGTGCATAGATTACAACGAGGTGAGGATGTGTCACAGCGATTAATAGTGCAGGCGTTAGCACGGTTGTTGGTGGGGTTGAGTGGAGAGTAA
- a CDS encoding TIGR03985 family CRISPR-associated protein: protein MYELVFQDVPQVGLLQWLARGSLKQNLPRAIRLWVWLRSLYGDNLERVILDDCFSYADWRNAFFSPTHPKGEEIPDIHDSHCLCAKTTAEWLFNKKTRIVPSQWQELLLSHTGIKKSQLSEILKQRLFGVTRRSLQADLETLAKLGWLVYKNQKYYRVREFPPHPQVTTDQGTTAKVGAYELNFIHEDLITIAENHSQKINGVQRFFLKLDYVIPRSTLDAVEDWQDELRQLWAKTPVPPIKLTYSSAKIGDKVDCIIFPVCIYYVQRAVYLCAYGESPQKQSDWYNFRLDRIVKMIPLDWTNPKLPSNLQQHYQKPSLPSPDDIALEMSKAWGFDFYLPVQLMLLRFEREFCDRYVKNTERHETFKEITYKEAKRLIKREIKQPQQQQALLKVLANRSPKDAYYQALIRYQDNQHRDNNVVMRLRAWQPKVEVLTPWDLRQSFAADIATQFQLYQN from the coding sequence GTGTATGAACTAGTTTTTCAGGATGTTCCCCAGGTTGGACTATTGCAGTGGTTAGCACGCGGTTCGCTCAAGCAAAACCTACCGCGAGCAATACGTTTGTGGGTATGGTTGCGATCGCTCTATGGTGACAATCTTGAGCGTGTAATTTTAGACGATTGTTTCTCTTATGCAGACTGGCGGAATGCATTCTTCAGTCCCACACATCCTAAAGGAGAAGAAATCCCTGATATACATGACTCTCATTGTCTTTGCGCCAAAACCACAGCCGAGTGGTTATTCAATAAAAAAACACGAATTGTTCCTAGCCAGTGGCAAGAATTATTACTGTCTCACACTGGTATAAAAAAATCTCAATTGAGCGAAATATTAAAACAAAGATTGTTTGGTGTCACTCGTCGTTCTTTGCAAGCTGACTTGGAAACTCTAGCAAAACTAGGTTGGCTTGTGTATAAAAACCAAAAATACTATCGGGTGCGCGAGTTTCCACCACATCCTCAAGTTACTACAGATCAAGGAACTACTGCTAAAGTCGGTGCTTATGAATTGAACTTCATACATGAAGATTTGATCACAATTGCCGAAAATCATTCGCAAAAAATCAATGGCGTGCAACGCTTTTTTTTGAAACTCGATTATGTAATTCCCCGTAGTACCTTAGACGCGGTTGAAGATTGGCAAGATGAATTAAGACAACTTTGGGCAAAAACTCCAGTTCCACCAATCAAACTGACTTACAGTAGTGCCAAGATTGGGGATAAAGTTGATTGCATTATTTTCCCAGTATGTATTTACTACGTTCAGAGAGCAGTTTATCTATGTGCCTATGGCGAAAGTCCTCAAAAACAGAGTGACTGGTATAACTTTCGCCTTGACCGCATTGTAAAGATGATTCCTCTCGATTGGACAAATCCTAAGCTACCCTCAAATTTACAACAGCACTATCAAAAGCCATCCTTGCCTAGCCCAGATGATATTGCTTTAGAAATGTCTAAAGCTTGGGGGTTTGATTTCTACTTACCTGTGCAATTGATGTTGTTGCGATTTGAAAGGGAATTTTGCGATCGCTACGTTAAAAATACTGAACGTCACGAGACTTTTAAAGAAATTACTTACAAGGAAGCAAAGCGTTTAATTAAACGTGAAATTAAACAACCTCAACAACAGCAGGCTTTACTAAAAGTTCTTGCCAACCGTTCCCCAAAAGATGCTTACTATCAAGCACTTATCCGCTATCAAGATAATCAGCACAGAGATAACAATGTAGTCATGCGTTTAAGAGCATGGCAACCGAAAGTGGAAGTCTTGACACCTTGGGATTTACGGCAAAGCTTTGCTGCTGATATCGCCACTCAATTTCAGCTTTATCAAAATTAA
- a CDS encoding CpeT/CpcT protein has product MNPVKVCTLTVLLSAFTFAQSTRASAITAPPLETQVKEVAQWFTGLFDNSQQVVTNPSVPFITLSSCDVELTDAVPVTATENIYLEQKSINRFRLYSFSQGNSAVNLSIRGFNAGYSVSGLCNRPESEHVLDSSKVLATSCNLELLWQPTFYIGNNAPNGCPTSSGGKVISNVTVRESSIDSLDQIFAANGNLLVGTPIKFRRVDPIPEPSFTLGMLALGIWGTGKTILDKHKHKSTHNVKASV; this is encoded by the coding sequence ATGAATCCCGTCAAAGTATGTACTCTGACAGTTTTACTGTCAGCATTTACATTTGCTCAGTCAACCCGTGCTAGTGCCATTACTGCACCACCACTTGAAACACAGGTCAAGGAAGTAGCACAGTGGTTTACTGGCTTGTTCGATAATTCTCAGCAAGTGGTAACTAACCCTTCTGTACCATTTATTACTCTGTCAAGCTGTGATGTGGAATTGACCGATGCCGTACCTGTAACTGCAACAGAGAATATTTACCTTGAACAAAAAAGTATTAATCGCTTCCGTCTCTATTCGTTCAGCCAGGGAAATTCAGCAGTGAATCTCAGCATCCGTGGCTTTAATGCAGGTTATTCTGTCAGCGGATTATGTAATCGACCAGAATCGGAACATGTTCTGGACTCTAGCAAAGTTTTGGCAACAAGCTGTAACCTGGAACTGTTGTGGCAACCAACTTTCTACATTGGCAATAATGCCCCTAATGGTTGCCCAACAAGTTCTGGTGGTAAGGTGATTTCTAATGTAACTGTCAGGGAAAGTAGTATCGATTCTTTAGATCAGATTTTTGCCGCCAATGGTAATTTGCTTGTCGGTACGCCTATCAAGTTTCGCCGAGTTGACCCTATTCCTGAACCCTCCTTCACATTAGGAATGCTAGCGTTAGGCATCTGGGGTACAGGCAAAACAATTTTAGACAAACATAAACATAAATCGACACATAATGTTAAAGCTTCTGTTTAA
- a CDS encoding DUF1828 domain-containing protein, producing the protein MTNGICKKISRDIEGLFTCEQVNSFIRISTPFVLSDRSLIDLYLKEKEQFYVLTDLGETLGRLYLQTLHDGIPKKPEVSIQNILVTHQYLCQNKSLDKFWQKWQNQAYISVSRKM; encoded by the coding sequence ATGACGAATGGCATTTGTAAAAAAATTAGTAGAGATATTGAGGGGTTATTTACTTGTGAACAAGTAAATAGTTTTATTCGTATTTCCACACCCTTTGTTCTCTCAGATCGTAGTTTAATAGATTTATATTTAAAAGAAAAAGAACAGTTTTATGTGCTAACAGATTTAGGTGAAACTCTTGGTAGACTATATTTACAAACACTGCATGATGGCATACCAAAAAAACCAGAAGTAAGTATTCAAAATATTCTTGTTACTCATCAATACCTTTGCCAAAATAAGAGCCTAGATAAATTTTGGCAAAAGTGGCAAAATCAAGCATACATAAGCGTTTCGAGAAAAATGTAG
- a CDS encoding DUF1887 family protein, producing MNTTDPFKDHKTKHLFLLIGENPLPNYVAAMKLLDKGGTAYLVYTNQTKSQKDRLTQALKNKGFNVKPVALDKDQTENNKSNAYKIYNEVHKYASSIPLYERIGLHYTGGTNTMAVHAYRAIFELNTKRNDTVFSYLDASTLEIFVDTSEPEPFHRGVELEVSLEQLFKLHNYEFQKGKQPLSQPILPDAAAEFVRIYQNEEIAQIWRSWSNTHLDRNSGELKNAIDSNTGRWKSEDDLSKLHLSLSKLDTEFINVLVNYLDASRQLNKLSISVTKNKGFKSYKQVCQWLGGIWLEHYVLSQVQEITKDEKYSYLNIGESQMNFEMVIKKEKIYEDVTFEFDVAFMRNYQLFAISCTTSKDPKECKLKLFEAYIRAKQLGGDEARVALVCCCDNDPNKEQSIDKYLKNQLEGAVSNPKIAVFVREDLPELKTKIASWVKNNKGES from the coding sequence ATGAATACAACAGATCCTTTTAAAGACCATAAAACTAAACATCTTTTCTTGTTGATAGGTGAAAACCCACTTCCTAATTATGTGGCTGCAATGAAGCTATTAGATAAGGGAGGCACAGCATATCTTGTTTATACTAATCAAACAAAATCTCAAAAAGATAGATTAACACAAGCGTTAAAAAACAAAGGATTTAATGTTAAACCAGTAGCTTTAGATAAAGACCAGACAGAGAATAATAAATCTAACGCCTATAAAATTTATAACGAAGTTCACAAATATGCAAGTTCAATACCACTGTATGAAAGAATTGGACTACATTACACAGGTGGAACAAATACAATGGCTGTTCACGCTTATCGAGCGATATTTGAATTAAATACAAAAAGAAACGATACCGTCTTTAGCTATCTTGACGCAAGCACTTTAGAAATATTTGTAGATACTTCAGAACCAGAACCTTTTCATAGAGGTGTTGAGCTTGAAGTTTCTCTAGAGCAGCTATTTAAGCTTCATAATTATGAGTTTCAAAAAGGTAAACAGCCACTTTCACAGCCAATTTTACCAGATGCAGCAGCCGAATTTGTGAGGATTTATCAAAATGAAGAAATAGCACAAATTTGGAGGAGCTGGTCTAATACACATCTTGATAGAAACTCTGGAGAGCTAAAAAATGCGATAGATTCAAATACAGGTCGGTGGAAATCAGAGGACGACCTTTCAAAATTACACTTAAGTTTATCAAAGTTAGATACAGAATTTATTAATGTTTTAGTTAATTATTTAGATGCTTCTCGTCAACTTAATAAACTTTCAATAAGTGTTACTAAAAATAAAGGATTCAAAAGTTATAAACAAGTTTGTCAGTGGTTAGGTGGTATTTGGTTAGAGCATTATGTGCTTAGTCAAGTTCAAGAGATAACTAAGGATGAAAAATATAGCTATCTAAACATTGGCGAAAGTCAGATGAATTTTGAAATGGTGATAAAAAAAGAAAAAATTTATGAAGATGTCACATTTGAATTTGACGTTGCTTTCATGAGAAATTATCAGTTATTTGCTATTTCCTGCACAACAAGCAAAGACCCTAAAGAGTGTAAATTAAAATTATTTGAAGCATATATTAGAGCAAAACAATTAGGTGGTGATGAAGCTAGAGTAGCTCTAGTTTGCTGTTGTGATAATGATCCAAATAAAGAGCAATCAATAGATAAATATCTTAAAAATCAACTTGAAGGGGCAGTAAGTAATCCTAAAATAGCAGTATTTGTGAGGGAAGATTTACCAGAATTAAAAACGAAAATTGCCAGTTGGGTTAAGAACAATAAAGGTGAATCATGA